CGAATCGGCTCGCCATGCTCTGGAACGTGGCAGTGGTTATACCACGGAGATTGGGTTGATTCGCGGGCCGATTACGGTGGGCAAGCGGAAATCGGATGGTGGAAAAACACTGGTGACTTACCACCCGGATGGCAGCCAGACAACGCAGAAGGTTAAGAGCAAAAAGGATATAGGCTTATGAGTTTATCTCGTCGAATTGGCACGATAAGCGCGGTGGATGAGGCTCGCGTGATGGTGCGCGTTCGTCTACCAGAGTGCGACAATCTGCGTACGGCCTGGCTGCCGGTATTACAGCGCAATACGCAGAATAATAAGGATTATTGGTTGCCGGATATTGGCGAACAGGTCGAAGTTCTGCTGGACGGAAATGGCGAGGATGGCCTGGTGCTGGGGGCGATTTACTCTGCCGCCGATGTGCCAACGCTGGCAGATAAGTACAAAAGGGCGGTAACGTTCGCTGACGGCGCGCATATTGAATACGATCGCCAAACGCATACGTTAACGATCAACGGCGGTGTGCAGCATATTGCGATTAGCTGCGGTGCTGACGTGGTGGTTAACGCTCAGCGCGTCACTATTAATGCGCCAGAAACGACGGTGACGGGCAAGCTACTGGTGCAAGGGCAACTCACCTACGAGAGCGGGATGTCCGGTTCCGGCGGTGCCAGCCTCAGCGGTGATGTCAGTATCTCCGGCAACGTCAGCGCCAGTGGCAGCGTCATGGATGCTGGCGGCAACTCCAATCACCACTCGCACTAGCACGTTCTCTAAACCGCTTTAATATTTCTTCCTCCCACCGGGGGCGACAATAGCCCCCTATGAAAACTCAATCTGTTTTTTGGCAACCGGCACTGCAACGTTCTGGCGACATCGTCGAAGGAACGGCAGATATCATGCAGGCGATTCACATCATCCTGCGGACACCCTGCGGCAGCGACCCACATCGACCTGACTTTGGTAGCAATCTACATCTGTATCTCGATTATCCGATCGATCGTGCGATCCCGCATGTCGTCAGGGAATCGGTAGACGCGATCAAACGATGGGAACCTCGCTGCCAGCTACTGGCGGTTAAACCTTCTGTGAATGGGGCTCACCTGACGCTGCATGTTAGCTGGAAAACTGCTAACGGCGCGACACAGACCACGGAGTTGTTATGGCGCTGACAGAACCCAATTTTATTGAACGCGATGCGGCGAAGATTACCGCCGAAATGATCGCGAAATATGAAACTGATTCGGGGAAAACACTCTATCCGGCGCAGGCCGAACGCCTGCTGATTAACCTCTTTGCCTACCGGGAAACTTTATTGCGTAGTGCGGTCCAGGAAGCCGCCAAGCAGAACCTGGTTGCGTTTGCTCGTGCACCGATGCTGGATTACCTGGCAGAACTGGTCGGCGTCTACCGTTTGGCGGCGCAGCCGGCACGTGCAGAGCTTCGCTTTACTCCTGAAACACCGTTAGTCAGCGATCTGCTGATTCCTGCGGGCACCCGCGTTAGCGCGTCAGACAGCGTGATTTTCACCACCGACAGCGATGCACTGCTGAGAATGAACGGTAGCGGCGTCACCGTGTTGGCGACCTGTACCGAAAGTGGCGATGTGGGTAATGACTGGCTGCCTGCCCAGATCAGTACGCTGTTGGATGAGATTGGCGACAGCGATTTAAGCGTCATCAATATCACCAAAAGCAGCGGCGGTTCCGCCGAGGAAGATGACGATCGCCTGCGTGAACGTGTTCAGCTGGCACCGGAATCGTTCAGTACGGCGGGATCGAAGCTGGCGTATCGCTTCCATGCGATGCGGGCACACCAAAACATTGTCGATGTGGCGGTGATGTCGCCCGAACCGGGTGAAGTGGTGCTGTATCCGTTGCTCAGCACGGGGTTGCCGGACAGCAGCTTGCTCTCGCTGGTGGAAAGTTTTTGCTCCGACGAACAGGTGCGTCCACTGACGGATTTTGTTTCCGCCAAATCACCCACGCAGGTGGATTACGCCATCAGCGCCAAATTGACGCTGTTTAACGGCGAACAGGCTGGCGTCGTTCAGGCCGCCGCAGAAAAAGCGGTTCAGGCCTGGGTTGAAACCCGTACCGCCACGTTGGGGCGCGACATTGTCCCAAGCCAGATTATCGCCACGTTATCCATCCCCGGTGTGTATCAGGTGGAGCTCGTTTCGCCGTCATTGATGGTGCTTGATGACAGTGAATGGGCGAACTGTACGGGAATCAATGTCAGCGTCGTCGGGGTGTCGAATGGCTGATTCACTACAACTGTTGCCACCGCCATTGGCGGCTGACGCCAGCTTTCGTTCGCTGGCGGAGCTGGCCGACCGCTTTGATGACATCGATCTGAATGCTTTGCTGGTTTATCTGATCGATATCACTGAAGGCAGCGCCTTGCCCTGGTTGGCAGAGCAGTTCTCGTTGTTTGG
The nucleotide sequence above comes from Pectobacterium brasiliense. Encoded proteins:
- a CDS encoding phage baseplate assembly protein V, whose translation is MSLSRRIGTISAVDEARVMVRVRLPECDNLRTAWLPVLQRNTQNNKDYWLPDIGEQVEVLLDGNGEDGLVLGAIYSAADVPTLADKYKRAVTFADGAHIEYDRQTHTLTINGGVQHIAISCGADVVVNAQRVTINAPETTVTGKLLVQGQLTYESGMSGSGGASLSGDVSISGNVSASGSVMDAGGNSNHHSH
- a CDS encoding baseplate assembly protein; this translates as MALTEPNFIERDAAKITAEMIAKYETDSGKTLYPAQAERLLINLFAYRETLLRSAVQEAAKQNLVAFARAPMLDYLAELVGVYRLAAQPARAELRFTPETPLVSDLLIPAGTRVSASDSVIFTTDSDALLRMNGSGVTVLATCTESGDVGNDWLPAQISTLLDEIGDSDLSVINITKSSGGSAEEDDDRLRERVQLAPESFSTAGSKLAYRFHAMRAHQNIVDVAVMSPEPGEVVLYPLLSTGLPDSSLLSLVESFCSDEQVRPLTDFVSAKSPTQVDYAISAKLTLFNGEQAGVVQAAAEKAVQAWVETRTATLGRDIVPSQIIATLSIPGVYQVELVSPSLMVLDDSEWANCTGINVSVVGVSNG
- a CDS encoding GPW/gp25 family protein, with amino-acid sequence MKTQSVFWQPALQRSGDIVEGTADIMQAIHIILRTPCGSDPHRPDFGSNLHLYLDYPIDRAIPHVVRESVDAIKRWEPRCQLLAVKPSVNGAHLTLHVSWKTANGATQTTELLWR